From one Anguilla rostrata isolate EN2019 chromosome 12, ASM1855537v3, whole genome shotgun sequence genomic stretch:
- the LOC135236675 gene encoding extracellular calcium-sensing receptor-like encodes MVLALMAGDLTLAKGSSESGCTLQGTPRHASFSEPGDFVIGGFFNIHYNVITTDNNYTSRPKAPHCTGSLDFREVRFARTMVFAIKEINNSSELLPGVTLGYQIHDSCASVPVAVKVVFQLVNGIEPVFFPNQSCSESTTVHAVVGDSSSTSSIAMSRILGPFGIPQVSHYATCACLSDKLQYPTFSRTIPSDYYQAAALARLVKHFGWTWIGAVRSDTDYGNNGMAAFLQAAQAEGICVEYSEALYRTNPRAKVRRVAEVISRSTARVVVAFISPGDMLVLLSELEGRLMAPLQWIGSEDWVTDRMMSNFRLFAGAIGFGIPRSVIPGLRDFLLDLGPAQVSHSPLLTEFWESAFGCSLGGSQTAAGQKTCDGNQNLQDLQNPYTDTSHLRISNMVYKAVYAIAHAIHGIICTDEPNTPPHCNASIRVVPCQVTERLRKVNFSRNGYKVSFDANGDPVAIYELVNWQMMRDGHMEFVTVGHYDVSAPDGQVLIINKNITWAVGQPQVPVSVCSASCPPSTRKAVQRGRPVCCYDCVPCAEGEISNATDSLDCITCPADYWPNAEKDACVLKPVEFLSFHEVLGIILAACSVTGACMAFMVAVVFYRHRDTPIVKANNSELSFMLVFSLKLCFLCSLTFIGQPSDWSCMLRHTAFGITFVLCISCVLGKTLVVLMAFRATLPGSNVMKWFGPLHQRMSVLAFTLIQVLICVFWLTTCPPFPNKNMKHYKEKIILECDVGSTVGFWAVLGYIGLLSILCFVLAFLARKLPDNFNEAKFITFSMLIFCAVWITFIPAYVSSPGKFTVAVEIFAILASSFGLIVCIFFPKCFIILFRPEQNTKKHMMGKMPSKSF; translated from the exons ATGGTTCTGGCACTGATGGCTGGAGATCTCACCCTGGCAAAGGGAAGTTCAGAGTCAGGGTGCACACTGCAGGGGACCCCCAGGCATGCTTCATTCTCCGAACCTGGGGACTTTGTGATCGGAGGCTTTTTTAACATCCACTACAATGTGATCACCACTGACAACAACTACACCAGCCGACCCAAAGCGCCACACTGTACAGGGAG TTTAGATTTCCGGGAAGTGCGCTTTGCTAGAACCATGGTTTTTGCCATCAAGGAAATCAACAACAGCTCAGAGCTCCTGCCAGGTGTAACTCTGGGCTACCAGATCCATGACTCTTGTGCCTCTGTGCCAGTGGCTGTGAAGGTGGTGTTCCAGCTGGTTAATGGCATTGAGCCAGTCTTCTTTCCCAACCAGTCCTGCTCAGAATCTACCACTGTGCATGCTGTTGTGGGCGACTCTAGCTCCACTTCTTCCATCGCCATGTCCAGAATTCTAGGACCATTCGGCATCCCCCAG GTGAGCCACTATGCCACATGTGCCTGTCTTAGTGACAAGCTGCAGTACCCCACCTTCTCCAGGACCATCCCCAGTGATTACTACCAGGCCGCTGCCCTGGCTAGACTAGTCAAGCATTTTGGCTGGACTTGGATCGGAGCGGTGCGGAGCGACACAGACTATGGGAACAACGGGATGGCCGCCTTCCTGCAGGCTGCACAGGCAGAGGGCATCTGCGTGGAGTACTCAGAGGCGCTCTATAGGACCAACCCTCGCGCAAAAGTGCGACGTGTGGCAGAGGTCATCAGCAGGTCCACGGCCCGTGTTGTTGTGGCGTTCATTTCCCCTGGCGACATGCTCGTATTGCTGTCAGAGCTGGAAGGCAGGCTGATGGCACCGCTACAGTGGATTGGGAGTGAGGACTGGGTCACTGACCGCATGATGTCGAATTTTCGTCTGTTTGCCGGTGCAATCGGCTTCGGCATCCCCCGCTCAGTCATTCCAGGGCTGCGAGACTTCCTGTTGGACCTGGGGCCGGCACAGGTTTCCCACTCACCACTCCTCACAGAGTTCTGGGAGAGCGCTTTCGGCTGCAGCCTGGGGGGAAGTCAGACTGCAGCGGGCCAGAAAACATGCGATGGAAACCAAAATCTGCAAGATCTGCAGAACCCCTACACAGACACATCTCACCTGCGCATCTCCAACATGGTATACAAGGCTGTGTATGCAATAGCCCATGCCATACACGGCATCATCTGCACAGACGAACCTAACACTCCACCTCACTGCAACGCAAGTATCCGGGTTGTACCATGTCAG GTCACGGAGCGCCTGAGAAAAGTGAACTTCTCCAGGAACGGGTACAAAGTCTCCTTTGATGCCAATGGGGACCCAGTGGCCATTTATGAGTTGGTGAACTGGCAGATGATGAGGGATGGGCACATGGAGTTTGTGACTGTGGGCCACTATGATGTATCTGCTCCAGATGGACAGGTGTTGATCATTAACAAGAACATTACCTGGGCAGTTGGCCAGCCACAG GTGCCcgtgtcagtgtgcagtgcaaGTTGTCCTCCTAGCACTCGgaaggctgtgcagagaggaaggcctgtctgctgctatgactgtgtgccctgtgctgagGGAGAAATTAGCAATGCTACAG ATTCCCTGGACTGTATAACCTGTCCAGCTGACTACTGGCCGAATGCTGAGAAGGATGCATGTGTACTCAAACCTGTTGAGTTCTTGTCCTTCCACGAGGTTCTGGGGATCATTCTGGCAGCTTGTTCTGTGACTGGGGCCTGCATGGCCTTCATGGTGGCTGTCGTGTTTTACAGACACAGGGATACTCCCATTGTGAAAGCCAACAACTCAGAGCTGAGCTTCATGCTGGtcttttcattgaaactgtgtttcctttgctctcttacctTCATTGGCCAGCCCTCTGATTGGTCCTGTATGCTGCGCCACACTGCATTTGGGATcacctttgtcctctgcatctccTGTGTTCTGGGGAAAACACTAGTGGTGTTAATGGCCTTCAGGGCTACACTTCCAGGCAGTAATGTCATGAAGTGGTTTGGGCCTCTGCACCAGAGAAtgagtgttcttgctttcactctcatacaggttctaatttgtgtgttttggttaACAACATGTCCTCCttttccaaacaaaaacatgaagcactacaaagaaaagatcattctagaatgtgatgtaggatcaacagtggggttctgggctgtgctgggttataTTGGACTCCTCTCTatattgtgctttgttttagcttttctggCTCGTAAGCTGCCTGACAACTTCAATGAAGccaaattcatcacattcagcatgctcatattctgtgcagtctggatcacCTTTATACCAGCATATGTCAGTTCACCTGGAAAGTTCACTGTGGCTGTGGAAATCTTTGCTATTTTAGCTTCCAGCTTTGGTTTGAtcgtttgcatttttttcccaaaatgctTCATAATATTGTTTCGGCCTGAGCAAAATACCAAAAAGCACATGATGGGGAAAATGCCGTCAAAATCCTTTTGA